The following are encoded in a window of Callithrix jacchus isolate 240 chromosome 9, calJac240_pri, whole genome shotgun sequence genomic DNA:
- the SDSL gene encoding serine dehydratase-like isoform X2 codes for MVLGTLRGESGFCCQRSRAGHSASQGAHLRCPSLGTRDWAVECHPGGLWGKTSGTREVDSIGGLTSTQRCDRLATWSPEWTGLWWNVPSRSPSTWSRLCWRAGHCPRWQECLSSSSMRMCSPAAPSRFGALGIFARRWPRRDADTWCAPQARWLNACNPSTLGGSGGNAGIAAAYAAGKLGIPATIVLPENTSLQVVQRLQGEGAKVQLTGKVWDEANLRAQELAKRDGWVNVPPFDHPLICVAKCLGAKTVAARALECTRVCEIHSEVVEDAEAVSAVQQFLDDERVLVEPACGAALAAIYSGLLRRLQAEGCLPPSLTSVVVIVCGGNNINSQELQALKTQLGQV; via the exons TGCCAGAGGAGCAGGGCTGGGCATTCTGCCAGCCAAGGGGCTCACCTGAGGTGTCCCAGCCTTGGCACCAGGGATTGGGCTGTGGAGTGCCACCCAGGTGGCCTCTGGGGAAAGACTTCAGGAACAAGGGAGGTGGACAGCATTGGTGGGCTTACCTCAACTCAGAGATGTGACAG GCTAGCTACCTGGTCTCCAGAATGGACAGGCCTGTGGTGGAACGTGCCAAGCAGGAGCCCTTCCACGTGGTCACGCCTCTGTTGGAGAGCTGGGCACTGTCCCAGGTGGCAGGAGTGCCTGTCTTCCTCAAGTATGAGAATGTGCAGCCCAGCGGCTCCTTCAAGATTCGGGGCATTGGGCATTTTTGCCAGGAG ATGGCCAAGAAGGGATGCAGACACCTGGTGTGCTCCTCAG gcgcggtggctcaacgcctgtaatcccagcactttgggaggctcag GGGGTAATGCGGGCATCGCTGCTGCCTACGCCGCTGGGAAGCTGGGCATCCCTGCCACCATCGTGCTCCCCGAGAACACCTCCTTGCAGGTGgtgcagaggctgcagggggagGGGGCCAAGGTCCAGCTGACTGGAAAG GTCTGGGACGAGGCTAATCTGAGGGCACAAGAGTTAGCCAAGAGAGACGGCTGGGTGAATGTCCCCCCATTTGACCATCCCCTAATATG CGTGGCCAAGTGCCTGGGTGCCAAGACAGTGGCCGCGCGGGCCCTGGAGTGCACGCGGGTATGCGAGATCCACTCCGAAGTGGTGGAGGATGCTGAGGCTGTGAGCGCTGTACAGCAGTTCCTGG ATGACGAGCGTGTGCTGGTGGAGCCTGCCTGTGGGGCAGCCTTAGCAGCCATCTACTCAGGTCTCCTCAGGAGGCTCCAGGCTGAGGGTTGCCTGCCCCCTTCCCTGACTTCAGTTGTGGTCATCGTGTGTGGAGGTAACAACATCAATAGCCAAGAGCTACAGGCTCTGAAAACCCAGCTGGGTCAGGTCTGA
- the SDSL gene encoding serine dehydratase-like isoform X1, giving the protein MVLGTLRGESGFCCQRSRAGHSASQGAHLRCPSLGTRDWAVECHPGGLWGKTSGTREVDSIGGLTSTQRCDRLATWSPEWTGLWWNVPSRSPSTWSRLCWRAGHCPRWQECLSSSSMRMCSPAAPSRFGALGIFARRWPRRDADTWCAPQARWLNACNPSTLGGSGGNAGIAAAYAAGKLGIPATIVLPENTSLQVVQRLQGEGAKVQLTGKVWDEANLRAQELAKRDGWVNVPPFDHPLIWEGHASLVRELKAVLGTPPGALVLAVGGGGLLAGVVAGLLEVGWQHVPIIAMETHGAHCFNAAIKAGKVVTLPGITSVAKCLGAKTVAARALECTRVCEIHSEVVEDAEAVSAVQQFLDDERVLVEPACGAALAAIYSGLLRRLQAEGCLPPSLTSVVVIVCGGNNINSQELQALKTQLGQV; this is encoded by the exons TGCCAGAGGAGCAGGGCTGGGCATTCTGCCAGCCAAGGGGCTCACCTGAGGTGTCCCAGCCTTGGCACCAGGGATTGGGCTGTGGAGTGCCACCCAGGTGGCCTCTGGGGAAAGACTTCAGGAACAAGGGAGGTGGACAGCATTGGTGGGCTTACCTCAACTCAGAGATGTGACAG GCTAGCTACCTGGTCTCCAGAATGGACAGGCCTGTGGTGGAACGTGCCAAGCAGGAGCCCTTCCACGTGGTCACGCCTCTGTTGGAGAGCTGGGCACTGTCCCAGGTGGCAGGAGTGCCTGTCTTCCTCAAGTATGAGAATGTGCAGCCCAGCGGCTCCTTCAAGATTCGGGGCATTGGGCATTTTTGCCAGGAG ATGGCCAAGAAGGGATGCAGACACCTGGTGTGCTCCTCAG gcgcggtggctcaacgcctgtaatcccagcactttgggaggctcag GGGGTAATGCGGGCATCGCTGCTGCCTACGCCGCTGGGAAGCTGGGCATCCCTGCCACCATCGTGCTCCCCGAGAACACCTCCTTGCAGGTGgtgcagaggctgcagggggagGGGGCCAAGGTCCAGCTGACTGGAAAG GTCTGGGACGAGGCTAATCTGAGGGCACAAGAGTTAGCCAAGAGAGACGGCTGGGTGAATGTCCCCCCATTTGACCATCCCCTAATATG GGAAGGCCACGCCAGCCTGGTGCGGGAGCTGAAGGCAGTGCTGGGGACCCCACCAGGTGCCCTGGTGCTGGCAGTTGGGGGCGGAGGCCTCCTGGCTGGGGTGGTGGCTGGCTTGCTGGAGGTGGGCTGGCAGCATGTGCCCATCATTGCCATGGAGACCCATGGGGCACACTGCTTCAATGCGGCCATCAAGGCTGGCAAGGTGGTCACATTGCCAGGCATTACCAG CGTGGCCAAGTGCCTGGGTGCCAAGACAGTGGCCGCGCGGGCCCTGGAGTGCACGCGGGTATGCGAGATCCACTCCGAAGTGGTGGAGGATGCTGAGGCTGTGAGCGCTGTACAGCAGTTCCTGG ATGACGAGCGTGTGCTGGTGGAGCCTGCCTGTGGGGCAGCCTTAGCAGCCATCTACTCAGGTCTCCTCAGGAGGCTCCAGGCTGAGGGTTGCCTGCCCCCTTCCCTGACTTCAGTTGTGGTCATCGTGTGTGGAGGTAACAACATCAATAGCCAAGAGCTACAGGCTCTGAAAACCCAGCTGGGTCAGGTCTGA
- the SDSL gene encoding serine dehydratase-like isoform X3 produces MDRPVVERAKQEPFHVVTPLLESWALSQVAGVPVFLKYENVQPSGSFKIRGIGHFCQEMAKKGCRHLVCSSGGNAGIAAAYAAGKLGIPATIVLPENTSLQVVQRLQGEGAKVQLTGKVWDEANLRAQELAKRDGWVNVPPFDHPLIWEGHASLVRELKAVLGTPPGALVLAVGGGGLLAGVVAGLLEVGWQHVPIIAMETHGAHCFNAAIKAGKVVTLPGITSVAKCLGAKTVAARALECTRVCEIHSEVVEDAEAVSAVQQFLDDERVLVEPACGAALAAIYSGLLRRLQAEGCLPPSLTSVVVIVCGGNNINSQELQALKTQLGQV; encoded by the exons ATGGACAGGCCTGTGGTGGAACGTGCCAAGCAGGAGCCCTTCCACGTGGTCACGCCTCTGTTGGAGAGCTGGGCACTGTCCCAGGTGGCAGGAGTGCCTGTCTTCCTCAAGTATGAGAATGTGCAGCCCAGCGGCTCCTTCAAGATTCGGGGCATTGGGCATTTTTGCCAGGAG ATGGCCAAGAAGGGATGCAGACACCTGGTGTGCTCCTCAG GGGGTAATGCGGGCATCGCTGCTGCCTACGCCGCTGGGAAGCTGGGCATCCCTGCCACCATCGTGCTCCCCGAGAACACCTCCTTGCAGGTGgtgcagaggctgcagggggagGGGGCCAAGGTCCAGCTGACTGGAAAG GTCTGGGACGAGGCTAATCTGAGGGCACAAGAGTTAGCCAAGAGAGACGGCTGGGTGAATGTCCCCCCATTTGACCATCCCCTAATATG GGAAGGCCACGCCAGCCTGGTGCGGGAGCTGAAGGCAGTGCTGGGGACCCCACCAGGTGCCCTGGTGCTGGCAGTTGGGGGCGGAGGCCTCCTGGCTGGGGTGGTGGCTGGCTTGCTGGAGGTGGGCTGGCAGCATGTGCCCATCATTGCCATGGAGACCCATGGGGCACACTGCTTCAATGCGGCCATCAAGGCTGGCAAGGTGGTCACATTGCCAGGCATTACCAG CGTGGCCAAGTGCCTGGGTGCCAAGACAGTGGCCGCGCGGGCCCTGGAGTGCACGCGGGTATGCGAGATCCACTCCGAAGTGGTGGAGGATGCTGAGGCTGTGAGCGCTGTACAGCAGTTCCTGG ATGACGAGCGTGTGCTGGTGGAGCCTGCCTGTGGGGCAGCCTTAGCAGCCATCTACTCAGGTCTCCTCAGGAGGCTCCAGGCTGAGGGTTGCCTGCCCCCTTCCCTGACTTCAGTTGTGGTCATCGTGTGTGGAGGTAACAACATCAATAGCCAAGAGCTACAGGCTCTGAAAACCCAGCTGGGTCAGGTCTGA